Genomic DNA from Taurinivorans muris:
CTTCGTCGCTGAAATATTTGAGCAAACGGCTGACCACCTCGCGGGCAGACCCCATATATTTGGCAATCTGCTCATGGGTGAGCTTTATTTCATCGCACCTGCTCTTTCTCATCTCTTCGCAAAGAAGCAATGCCAAACGCTTGTCCGCACGCATGAAAAGCACTTGCTGCAGTGTCCACATGGCGTCAGAAAGCCGTTTTGTGGCAAGTTCATAACCAAAGCATTTGACGAAAATATTTTTTTCGGAAACGGCATGAAATCTGCCCGGGCTTAAAATCATAAGCTCCGTGTCTTGCTCCGCTTCGACAATCACATCGAAAGAAATGGAATCAAGGACGCATTGAGCGGTGAAAATGCAGATATTTCCTTCTGAAAGCCTGTAAAGGGTGACTTCCCTGCCCTCTTCCGAAACAATATAAATGCGGATTTGCCCCGATTTTATAAGCACAAAACCTGCACACTCATCCGTCCTGTTGATATTTTCGCCTTTCTTAAATGTTTTCGTGCCCGAATAGGTTTTGAACTGTTCTTTTTCGCTTTCGGATAAATTGTTCCAAAAAGGATAATATTTTTGAAAAAGATTGTTTTTTGTCTGCATAAGCCCCCATTTGCCGTTTATTTTACATTTTATTTGCAATAATCTTGATTTTTCTTCATGTTTTGTGACCAACTCACAGATTTATTGTCTGCATTGTGGCATAAAGAAGTCATTAAATCAATTTTAAAAGGGGAAAATATGCAATTATCAGAATTTGTCGTGACGCTTTTTACCGGTAAAGCCAATCAAAACAATATCACCGTGGCTGCCGTCATGGGGCTGAATGCATTGAAGCAAGGGCTTTCCGCAACCATTTTGCTTATGGTTGAAGCCGTGGAATTCAGCGTGCCGGACGCAACCAAAGGGATCGACATCGGCGCTCCTTTCAAAGAAGTCGGCGGAATTTGGGAACAATTTATGGAAATGGGCGGACAAGTCTGCATTTGTGACGCGTGCTTGACCCACAACGGCTTTACAAAAGACCAAATTGACAAACGGTATGAAATCATCGGCGGCGGAGAAGTCATCGCCTTGCTTTCCGAAGCCAAGGGAACGCTGCAAATCACCTAGCCGCTTTTTTGAATTTCATTCAATATTTTTTAATGAGAAAGCGTTATAAGCCTTGAACCTTGCGCTCACAAGGGTCAAGGCTTATTCTTATCCATTAAAAAAATCAGGCAAAAACAAACATGCCCCGTACGTCCAAACGGTACGAACCGTTTTTTCCCTGAATATGGCAGCGTATCGGAATACTCGCGAAGAAAACTATAACACGGCGTCAAAGCCTTGATTGTCGATAATTTCCTTTGCCTGCTCCTTGGTAAGACAGCCTTCCCAAGATACGCATTTTTTTTCAAGGTCGACAACGATATTGTTCGCTCCGGCTTTTGCCATCGCCTCTTTCACGGAGTTGCTGCAATTTTGGCAGTGCATGCCATTTACGGTTATTGTTGACATAAGCGCTTCCTTTTTTGAGTTTTATTTCACCCATATAAGCTTTTTTTTGAATATGTGCAAGAGCCGTTTGCAGATATATGAAAAAACGCCGAAACAGCAAAAACACCATTTTCATAATATAGTAAAATCATTAAATATTGATTTTAATATTCATATCAATAACAATATATAAGTTTTTTTGCGGCGTATGTGCAAGTACATTTATATTGCACATCCGTATTAAACGGCGTATATTCAAATAAATTTCAGAATAGCATATCGAGGTTACCCTATGTTTGATTCAATAATAAAATTCAGACTTGAAGGCATGCATTGCTCCGCATGTTCAGCCCGTATCGAAAAAGTGATTTCCAAAATGCCGGAAGTGGAAAAAGTGAGCGTCAGCCTTGCGTCCGGCATGGCTGTGATACGTTTGCGGGAAAATGTTTCCAAGGAAGAAAGAAGCCGGCTCATTGAAAGCATGGCAGGCAAAATCGAAAATCTCGGATTTAGGGTTTTTCATATAGACAATTCCGTAAGCGCCGTGAATTTGTGGCAAGAACAGCAGGAAAGCATGCAAAAGGAACTGGCGGAAAAAAAACGCCGGGTTCTCATTGAAATTTTGTTCACATTGCCTGTGTTCATCCTTGCCATGGGGTGTCACGCAGGCTGGGTCGGAATTTCTCACGCATCTGCGGATTTCCATACTTCGGGCAAGGTGATTTTTTCCTTATCAGCCGGGCTTTTCATTTTGATACAATTCATTTGCACACTTATAGTCTTATGGTCCGGCAGGGATTTTTACATTAAAGGCATTCCGAGCCTATGGCACAAGTCGCCGAACATGGATACGCTTGTCGCCCTCGGAACCGGAGTTGCCTTTATTGTGAGCTTTTATTACGCCATACAGTTTTTCCGTGCGGATTTCATGCTGAAAAACGGAGAAACGGAATACGCCCTTTTGCTGAAACATGCCGTGCATTATTTGTATTTCGAGTCTTCCGCCGTAATCATCGCCCTGATTTCCTTGGGAAAATATTTGGAATTAAAGGCGAAGAGCAGAACATCCCTCGCCATAAAATCGCTTATGGACCTCTCGCCCAAGACTGTCATCCGCATAAAGGAAAACGGCGGACAGGAACGTATCGGCACAGAACATGTTTTTCCGGAAGATACGCTTCTTATCCCCAAAGGTGAACAAATTCCCGTGGACGGCATACTTGTGAAAGGCGAAAGCAGTCTTGACACCTCGGCAATCACCGGAGAATATATGCCTTACCCGGTAAAAGAGGGGGACAGTCTTATTTCAGGTTCGATCAATATCGGCACAGCGTTGACCATGCGTGCGGAAAAAACCGGCGAAGACAGCGTTCTTGCAAAAATCATCCGTCTTGTGCAGGAAGCGCAAAGTTCCAAAGCGCCCATTGCCAAATACGCCGACACGATCAGCCTTTATTTTGTTCCTGCCATATTGGGTATCGCTCTTCTGACGTTTGTTTACTGGTTTTTCATGCAGGAAAATTTCGGGCTCGCCATTTTGTTTACCGTATCCGTGCTTGTGGTGGCGTGCCCCTGCGCTTTGGGCTTGGCAACGCCCATGTCCATCATGGTTGCCACCGGCAGGGGGGCGAAGCTCGGCTTGCTTATAAAGAACGGAACGGCATTGGAGCTTGCGGGCAAAGCGGATACCGTGGTTTTCGATAAGACCGGCACCCTGACAAAAGGCAAGGCGGACGTTTCGCTCGAATATGTTTCACCAAGCGAAAATCCGCAGGAAATTATCTCTCTTGCTTACGCCATGGAGAAAAATTCCGCCCACCCATTGGCACAGGCGTTTTTAGAGAGTTTTTCCGCAAATGAATCGCTTTTGCCTTTGCTTGAAAATGTGCGGGAAAAAACCGGGCGGGGCATTTATGCCGAACATAAAGGCAAAAAATATGTTCTTGGCAATCAAAACTTCCTCTCGGAAGAAGGAATCACAATAAACGCTGAAGAGCAAAACCGCATTGACGTCATTACGGAACAAGCCAAAAGCCCTTTGTTCTTCGCTGAAATCGATGAAGCGAAAATAATAGCCCTGTTTTCCATTGAAGACAGCATACGCGAAGCAAGTTTCGCCCTTATCGGACAATTGAAAAAACAAAATATCCGTCCTGTGCTTTTGAGCGGCGACAATAAAAAGACCGTGCTTGCCGTGGCGAAAAAAATCGGCATTGCGGAAGAATCTTGCTTTTATGAAGTGCTGCCGACGGAAAAGGAAGCTTGCATTGCCAAGCTGAAAGAGCAGGGGCACATTGTGGCTATGGCAGGTGACGGCATTAACGACGCACCCGCCTTGGCTTCCGCCCATGTGGGAATTGTCATGGGCGGCGGAATGGATATAGCCCTTGAAGCGGGCGATATTGTTCTTCTGCATGGTATCGAAGGACTTGACACGGCATTGCGCCTGAGCAAAGCGACCATGAACAATATCAAATTAAGCCTTTTTTGGGCGTTTTGTTATAATATCATTCTTATACCGGTGGCGTGCGGACTTTTTTATTTCTCCCACGGCATAAGTTTTTCGCCCATGTTTGCGGGAGCCGCCATGGCGCTTTCTTCCGTTTCCGTGGTGACAAACGCTTTGAGGCTGCGTACGTTCAAATAATATGCGAGAAGATTTTCAAAAGCAATATCAACCTGTTACCTTGCTTTTTTGGCAATATTCGGTTTTGAGTGCCGTGCTCGGCATTTTTGCTTTGGTCTATCCTTTCCATGCTGTTTTTTGTTTCATTCTTTTAACGCTTTTCATTTTTTTACAGTATCCCGATAAACGTTTTCTGCGGATTTTGATTTTATGCGTTGTTTTTGCAGGGGCGTATCTGTATGCGCAATGGCGGGAACCGAAACAAAACGCAGAAAGCGAGGCGTATTACCAAACAAATTTCAATCCGTCTGAAAAACGGGAATTTTGCGGAAAAATTGAAAGTGTGCAAGGTTTGCCGGACGGGCGTTTACGCATCGCCCTTTCCGAAGTGCATAAAAAAACGCATAGAATTTGTCTGCATAACGATAAAAAACTCCAAGGAAAGCTGATTTACACATGCACCTATGACTTTTTTGCAAAGCGGCCGAGTGTCGGGCAATATCTGCAGGCGAACGCCGCGATCCGCCCTTTTCACCGCAGTTTGCGGCAATATTATCAATTCCAAGGGGCATGGTACGGAGCTTGGAATTATGACTATGAAAATGCGGTCAATGTGCAGGGCGAGGGAAAGTATTGGAGCAGGCAGCGGGAAAACCTGCGGTACGGATTTGTTTCAGTGCTTTTTGCCGAAGCAATGAAAAAACAAAATACAAAAAACAATCCCGAAAAAATTAAAACATATTTGAACAGCCCGCAAGGGCAGGCAAAAGCCATTCTTCCCGCTTTGCTTTTCGGGGATAAATTTTATTTGACGCAAAACACCCTCGATCTTTTCACCGCGCATAATCTATCCCATTCCTTGGCGTTATCCGGACAGCATTTGACTTTTGCGGGCATTTTGGCTTGTTTCCTCATCTTTTCAATTTCCTGCTTATACCCCCGCTGTTCTTTGCATATTTCAAGACCCCAGTTATCGGTTTCACTCGGACTTGTTTTAGGATTTTTATATTGCTGGCTCGGCGATTCGCCTTATTCACTGCTCAGAGCGTATACCATGCTTTTTTTTGCAGGCATAATTTATGTTAACGCCAAGCAGTTGACTTTACTTGATTTACTGTTTTATGCTCTGGCATTTTTTATTTTCATTCAACCGCTGTCACTGTATTTTTTGGGCGTTCAGCTTTCTTTTTCGTGCGTATTCGTCATTGCTCTGCTTTTGCCGTTTTTGCGTTTTATGTATGATACGCATTTCAGGCACGGAAATTTTTATATGCGGAAATTTTGTTTTCCGCTTTTTTCGGTGTTTGTTGTTTCCTTTGCTGTCCAACTTGCGATTATTCCTATTCTTTTGCTTTATTTCGGACAAATAAGCTGGTCTTTTTTCCTCAATGCCGCATGGCTGCCGCTTTTGACTTTTTGGGTGATGCCCGCCGCTTTTGCAGGATTTTTATGTTCGGCTTTTCCTTTCGCCCAAACGCTTTTGGACTTCGCCTGCCTGCCTGTTTCCTCTTTTATCCTTTGTTTGGAAAAACTTTCCGTTTTTTTGCCTGATTTCTTAATATCGGCACACGGAATACGCCCTTTGGGATTGTCATTCATCGGTTTTTATTTATTGATATTCCTTTTGTTCTTTTCATGGAAAAAACAAAATCCGAAAAACGATTTTTTTCTTCGCATAGCAATTTTTTGCCTTTTCATGCCGGTTTTTTTGCGTTTTATCCCTCTGAAACCCTATGTGCAAATTTCCCTGTTTGAAGTGGGGCACGGACAGGCAATTCATTTGCGGACCAACAATGCGGATATGTTGCTTGATGCCGGCGGAACACGCTCAAAGCGTTTCAATGTGGGAAAAGATATTGTTGCGAAAGCAATAACGCAAAACCGATTTCCAAAACTCGATTACATCGTGGCAAGCCATGACGATTACGACCATATCAACGGTATTGCTCCTCTTTTAAACATCTTTTCAGTGAAAAAATATGCGGAAACAAGTATCGGTATTGAAAAAAGAAGTTATGCGAAAAAATTTCTGGATAAAGAATTAACCATGCGAAATCTGCCGGCTGTGAAATTAGGCAGAGGGGATTTTCTCGATTTGGGAAACGGCTACGGCTTGGAAGTTTTGTATCCTCCTAAAAAGCCGGGTCCTTGGTCTTTGGAAAAATATACCGCCAACAACAGTTCGCTTGTTTTGCGATTAGTCAAAGACAGCCAAGGAATAGCATTGTTTTGCGGGGACAGCGAATCGCCTGTTTTGGAAAAACTTGCTGCCATGCACAATGCCAAACTCCATTCCCTGGAAGCCGATATTTTGATTTTGCCCCACCACGGTTCCGAAAGCAGCTATGCTGAAGATTTTTACGCTTCTGTCAACCCGCGGTATGTGGCTGTATCCTGCGGCAAATTCGACAGATTTAATTTTCCCTCCCAAAAAATCGTCACGTATTTTCAAAAGAAAAATATTCCTGTTTTGTCTACGGCAGACTGCGGGAATATTTCTTTTTTACATGAAGAAGAACGAATTTTTTTCAACAGGAAAATGGTTTTACAAGAATTTTATTCTATATTATAAGGAGATGAAGCTTTGCGCGAGGTTATCATAAAAGCTTTCGGACATTTTGAACCGGCAGCAGAGGCTTGCATACGGGAGCTTTCAGCGCTGTGCGCGGAATGGTATTTAGGTGAAGAAGTTTTCACCGCAGAAAACAACATGCTGCATATATATCACGAGGGAGAGTATTTCCCCCATGAGGAAACAGCGCGGATTTTGGCAAAATACATAAATGAGGACAGCCGGGGAAAGTTGGATATTGTCGATTATGAAGCATGGACCTTACGCCGTTATTTCTTGCAGATGCAATATCAGCGTAAAGAAGATTTGGAAAAAGGCATAGTGTATTTCCGTACTTCTTCGCTCAATCACGCACTGGAAGCTTCCATGCAGAAAAATAGTCAAACGGAGATAAAATGATGCAGACGGTTTTTTGTTGGATACGGGCGATGCGGCTTAGGTCTTTGCCTCTTTCCCTGTCCGGAGTGGTTTTAGGGGGAGCTTTCGCAAGTTTTGACCATGTTTTTTCATGGAAAATATTTGTCTTAAGTCTTGTGGTCGGTGTGCTTTTGCAAATTCTCACCAATTTTGCCAATGATTACGGCGACGCGACAAAAGGCCTTGAAGGTGCTTTGCGACAGGGACCGAAAGGCGTTGTTTCATCAGGCGTGATTTCGCCGAAGAAAATGCTGCGGGCCATTTTTTTTGTGGTAGCTCTCATCGTGCTGTTTTCCTTGCTTCTTTTTTATGTCAGCTTCGGAAACAATATCTGGGCATGGTCGATTTTCAGCGTATTGCTTCTTGTTTCCATATGGGCTGCCATGTCGTACACTATGGGAAAAAATCCTTACGGATACCGGGCTCAAGGCGATTTTTACGTTTTCATTTTTTTTGGACTTGTGGCGGTAGCGGGTTCCTATTGTCTGTATGGCGGCTCTTTTTACCATCTTCCCGGATTTCCGGCTTGCGCCGCGGGCTTGCTTTCCTGTGCGGTGCTTAATGTCAACAATATTCGCGACATGAAGAGCGATGCCGTTTACGGCAAAGAATCGCTCGCTCTGCGCCTTGGCGACGAATACGCCCGTTATTATCACGTCCTGCTTGTTTTGAGCGCTTTTTTATGCTGGCTGGTGTATTTCTGGGTTATGCTTCCAAATACGTACCTATTGCTTCTTATTCTTTATTTGCCTCTTGCGTACAGCGCCTATAAGGTTTATACGAGCCGCGAAACCCTTGTCCTTGACAGGCAGGTGGATATAACGGCGGCTTCCACGGGAATTTTCCATATAATCGTATCTATCATGCTCTTTATGAAATAACCATAACAATAAACCTCCCTTTTTGAAAAAAGGGAGGTTTATCGCCCATATGGGAAGATTTATATCAATGCCCCAAATACGCTTTCTGCACGCTTGGATTGGCAAGAAGATTTTCCGCACTGTCTTCCATAACGATACGTCCCATTTCCATAACATAACCGCGCGTGGCGATTTTCAGGGCAGCTTTGGCGTTCTGTTCGACAATAAGAATGGTCACGCCGTTTTCATTGACTTTTTTCACTGTTTCAAAAATAGCTTTCACAAGAAGCGGCGCAAGTCCGAGGGAAGGTTCATCCAAAAGCAAAATTTCAGGCTGTCCCATAAGGGCGCGGCCGATAGCGAGCATTTGCTGTTCACCGCCGGAAAGAGTTCCCGCCATTTGGCTCCTGCGTTCGTAGAGGCGGGGAAAAAGTCCGTATATCCAGTCTAAACTTTCATTGATGAGTTTTTTATTTTCAATGGTAAAGGCACCAAGCTTAAGATTTTCCAAAACAGTAAGCGAATTGAAAACACGTCTGCCTTCCGGAGATTGGGTAAGCCCCCGGGTAACGATTTCATGACTGGGAAGTTTGCTGATTTCTTCATCCGCAAGGCGGATACTTCCGCTCATAATGGTGGCAAGACCGCTGATTGTGTGCATGGTTGTCGTTTTACCCGCACCGTTCGCTCCCAGTATGCTGACGATTTCACCTTTATTGACATGCAGGCTGACGCCATGCAAAACTTCAACTTGCCCATATCCCGCCCGTAAATCTTTCAATTCCAAAAACATGTTACCCCCATTAATCATCACGGCCGAGATACGCTTCAATAACACGGGGATCATTGCGGACATCGTCCGGCAGACCTTCGGCTATTTTTGTTCCATATTCAATGGCGACAAGCTTCTCGCAGACATTCATGACAAGTCCCATATCGTGTTCGATAAGCATGACGGTAATACCCCGTTTTTGAATAGCGCGGATAAGAGTGATAAGGACTTCCGTTTCCGGCTGGTTCATACTGCCGGCGGGCTCGTCCAAAATGATAAGCTTGGGATCGGAAGCCAAAGCCCGCGCCATTTCCAAAAGACGCTGATTGCCGTAAGATAACGAGCCTGCCCGCGCATTCCACATGGAAGCAAGTCCGACAAATTCCAATTCCCGCATGGCGCGTTCAAGAGCGGCTTGTTCTTCCTTTTGCTGATTTTTAAAACGGAAAAGAGAGGAAAAAAGCCCGCTTCGCATACGGCAATGGCGGCCGGCGAGGACATTTTCTATGGCAGGCAGATTGGAAAAAAGTCGGATGGACTGGAACGTGCGGGAAATACCCTGCTCGACAATTTGATGAGGTTTGAGCTTTGTCAGGGATTTGTCCTGAAAACGGATATCGCCGCCATCAGGAACGTAATTTCCTGTAATAAGGTTGAAAACCGTTGTTTTTCCAGCCCCGTTCGGACCGATGATACCGATGACGGAACCGTCGGCGACTTCAAAACTCATATTGTTGACAGCTTTAATTCCGCCGAAAGATTTTGTGACATTTTCCAAAGAAAGCAAGGGAGTATCCATATTATGCGTCCTTTGCCCCTATGGTTTTCAGTTTTTCAATCCACGCAGAAGGAAGAACGTACGTGCGGGGGCGGGGAGGTAAAATTCCCTGCGGACGGATAATCATCATGACCATAAGGGCGATACCGAAAATAAGCATGCGGGCGTCTGCGAAACTTCTGAAAATTTCCGGCAAACCAAAAACGAGAAAAGCGCCTAAAATGACTCCCGCCTGGCTGCCGCCGCCCAAAATAACGGCGGCGAAAAGAAGAACGGAATCCCAAAATGTAAAAGAACCCGGTGAAATAATAGTCATTTTTGCGGCAAAAAGGGTTCCAGCCATACCTGCCCAAAACGCGCCGAGCATAAACGCCGTCGTCTTATAATGGGCGACGTCGATACCGCAGCCTTCCGCCGCGATATCATCTTCCTTTATGCAGGACAAAGCCCGTCCGAAGCGTGAATTATGAAGCCAATGAAAAAGAATGAGGGTTGCGAAAATAAAAGTCCAAATCAAATAATAGAATTGAATGTCTTTTTTGATTTTAATGCCGAAAAATTCAGGACGGGAAATACCGAAAAGTCCGTTGGCGCCGCCCGTTAATCCGCCGATATCATTGACAAGGGCGATACGCACGATTTCAACAATGCCGATAGTGACCATAAGCAGATAATCCCCGCGCAAATGAATGATGGGACGAGCCACCAAACCCGCAAAAAGGGCGGAAACAATGCCTGCAAGAGGAATGAGATAAAAAATGGGAATGCCGAAGCGGGTATTCAAAATAGCGGTGACATAAGCGCCGACCGCATAAAAAGCGGCGTGTCCCATGTGAAAAATGCCAGCCTGCCCTAAAATGATATTGAGGGAAAGGGAAAGAAGCGTGCCCAGACCTACGCTGACAAAAACAGCCGTCCAATAGGAGTTGAGCATTTGGGGCAAAACCGCCATGAAAAGGGCGAAAAGCCCGAAGCCGTAAAAATAGGAATATTTTGAAGATAGGTTTTTCGCAATCATAATTTGTCAGCCACCCTTTCCCCTAAAATACCCGTAGGACGAATGATGAGAATAAGAATAAGCACAAAGAAAGAAATGGCGTCTTTCCATGCGATAGTGAGATAAGCCGCGCCCAAGGTCTCGACAAGTCCGAGAATGAGCCCGCCGATCATGGCTCCGGGAATATTGCCGATACCGCCCAAAATAGCGGCGGTGAAAGCTTTCAGTCCATAGGAAAATCCCATGCTGTAATCAATTTGCCCGTAGGCAAGCCCGACCATGAGGCCTGCGACTCCGCCAAGCCCCGGACCGATGAGAAAAACCAGGGCGATAATGCGGTTCACATTGATACCCATGAGTTTAGCCGCTCCCTGGTCAATGGCGGCGGCGCGGATGGCGGTTCCTGTTTTGGTTCTGTGGATAAACCAATATAAAATAAGCATGAGCATGACGGACGCGGCAATGAGCACAAAGCGGATAAGCGGCACGCCCATGCCGAAGAGGCTGATAATCGTTGTCGGCCGAACACTTTCAGGATAAACATAATAATTGCCGCCCCAAATCAAAAGAATGGCGTTTTGAAAGAAAATAGATGCGCCCACGGCGGAAACAACGGCGGAAAGTCTGCTTGCATTACGTAAAGGACGGTAGGCGATACGTTCCAGAAGTCCGCCGACAAGGGCGACAAGTCCCATGACCATGAGGGCTACAAGGATAATGGAGCCGTAAACAGGCAGAATATCCGCAAGACGATAACTTACGAACAGCGTCATGCCAAGGTATGCCCCTATCGTGAACAAATCGCCGTGCGCGAAGTTGATAAGCTTAAGAACGCCATAAACCATCGTATAGCCGAGAGCGACAAGGGCGTAAATGCCCCCGATGGCGAGACCGTTGATAATTTGTTGAAAAAATTGCTCCATAACTAACCGTATCCAATAAAAATCTTCAGCACGAACTATTCATTTTTTCTTAAAAAACGGAAAAAAGCAAGTTTTTTCCTTAGATAAAATCATAAAAAAAACGCATTAGGCGTATTCTTTGACAATGCTCCTGTTTCTTCCCGCCTCTTTGGCTTGGTAGAGGAGTTTGTCTGCAAAATCAAGAAGTTTTTCAAAATCGCCGTATTCAATATGCTGTTTCGGAGTAAAATAGGTAATGCCCGCGCTGAACGTGACGGAAACGGAACCGGTTTCCGTTTCAACGTTCAAAGCCGCAACATTCTTTCTGAACCGTTCATCGATGTTAGGAATAAATTCTATGGCGACATTGGGAAAAAGAATAACGAATTCTTCTCCGCCAAGACGGCAGCAGAGATCCGAATCGCGAATGCTCTCCTGAATTTTTCGGGCAAATTCTTTAAGAGTGAGATCGCCGACAGTATGTCCGTACGTATCGTTGATTCTTTTGAAATGGTCAAGGTCGAAAAGAAAAAGAGCGCATGTATGCCCTCTGTCCGCAGCGAAATTGATTGCGTTGAGAAATTCTTTTTTAAGGGCGTTCCTGTTATAATAATTTGTCAGAGGGTCATGCGAAGAAATCTTTTCAAATGTCTGGGAGGATTGGTGAAGTTCATGTATGGTCGAACTGATGTGTTTGACAATGGACTGAAACGCGCCTGAATCATTATGAAGTTCATCGGAAGAAGCGTAATTTTTCTCTTTGCCGATCTCCAGTATTTGCCAAACCAAATTGCGCAGTTCCATTTGAATGGCTTTAAGCTGGGCTATGGAATAATTGCGAGTGTTCGGGGAATGTTCCAAATTGCCTTTTCTTATGGATTCGCAAAATTCCTGTATGTCCGCAAGAGTATTCTGTATTTGTTTAAATTCCGAAATGTCGTTTAAAAATTCGGGGGGATGAAACTCTTTTGCGTTTTGCTGCAAAA
This window encodes:
- a CDS encoding branched-chain amino acid ABC transporter permease, which codes for MIAKNLSSKYSYFYGFGLFALFMAVLPQMLNSYWTAVFVSVGLGTLLSLSLNIILGQAGIFHMGHAAFYAVGAYVTAILNTRFGIPIFYLIPLAGIVSALFAGLVARPIIHLRGDYLLMVTIGIVEIVRIALVNDIGGLTGGANGLFGISRPEFFGIKIKKDIQFYYLIWTFIFATLILFHWLHNSRFGRALSCIKEDDIAAEGCGIDVAHYKTTAFMLGAFWAGMAGTLFAAKMTIISPGSFTFWDSVLLFAAVILGGGSQAGVILGAFLVFGLPEIFRSFADARMLIFGIALMVMMIIRPQGILPPRPRTYVLPSAWIEKLKTIGAKDA
- a CDS encoding GGDEF domain-containing protein produces the protein MPFSDEQNKLFQEQADELSKEHTRLSKDAQEILHIILELLQQNAKEFHPPEFLNDISEFKQIQNTLADIQEFCESIRKGNLEHSPNTRNYSIAQLKAIQMELRNLVWQILEIGKEKNYASSDELHNDSGAFQSIVKHISSTIHELHQSSQTFEKISSHDPLTNYYNRNALKKEFLNAINFAADRGHTCALFLFDLDHFKRINDTYGHTVGDLTLKEFARKIQESIRDSDLCCRLGGEEFVILFPNVAIEFIPNIDERFRKNVAALNVETETGSVSVTFSAGITYFTPKQHIEYGDFEKLLDFADKLLYQAKEAGRNRSIVKEYA
- a CDS encoding branched-chain amino acid ABC transporter permease; its protein translation is MEQFFQQIINGLAIGGIYALVALGYTMVYGVLKLINFAHGDLFTIGAYLGMTLFVSYRLADILPVYGSIILVALMVMGLVALVGGLLERIAYRPLRNASRLSAVVSAVGASIFFQNAILLIWGGNYYVYPESVRPTTIISLFGMGVPLIRFVLIAASVMLMLILYWFIHRTKTGTAIRAAAIDQGAAKLMGINVNRIIALVFLIGPGLGGVAGLMVGLAYGQIDYSMGFSYGLKAFTAAILGGIGNIPGAMIGGLILGLVETLGAAYLTIAWKDAISFFVLILILIIRPTGILGERVADKL